A single region of the Kwoniella botswanensis chromosome 1, complete sequence genome encodes:
- a CDS encoding uracil phosphoribosyltransferase → MSFPISPKVQISSHPLVLSKLTQLRLHDLPAKDFREGVRAIGSMLIYEASRHLPLADVPNLQSPVAPFTGQTIPLRVGLSPILRAGLGLEDAALEMFPEATVLHLGLFRDKVSLQAIEYYSKLPSQVTADIVFLLDPLIATGGTALAAIHMLVEWGLAPSQIKIISVLGSKQGVQHVAEEFPDVEIYIGAVDDILTEKGYISPGLGDAGDRLYSTLQ, encoded by the exons ATGTCATTTCCCATCTCACCAAAAGTCCAAATATCCTCTCACCCTTTAGTACTCTCCAAGCTCACTCAACTCAGACTACATGACCTACCTGCAAAAGACTTCAGAGAGGGTGTAAGGGCCATCGG ATCAATGCTTATCTACGAGGCTTCTCGTCACTTACCTCTTGCGGACGTACCTAAT CTTCAGTCACCCGTTGCACCCTTCACCGGTCAAACCATCCCTTTGCGTGTGGGTCTATCACCCATTCTAAGAGCAGGTCTGGGATTAGAGGATG CCGCTCTTGAGATGTTTCCGGAAGCTACGGTCCTGCATCTCGGTCTATTCAGAGATAAAGTCTCTCTTCAGGCTATCGA GTATTACTCAAAACTACCAAGTCAAGTTACAGCCGATATCGTATTCCTACTTGATC CTTTAATTGCTACCGGTGGAACCGCTTTAGCTGCCATTCACATGTTAGTTGAATGGGGTCTAGCCCCTTCacaaatcaagatcatctccGTGTTAGGTTCGAAACAAGGTGTTCAACATGTAGCAGAGGAATTCCCAGATGTCGAG ATCTACATCGGTGCTGTGGATGACATTTTGACTGAGAAAGGATATATCTCACCAGGTTTGGGAGAcgct GGTGATCGGCTATACAGCACACTCCAGTGA